In Arachis hypogaea cultivar Tifrunner chromosome 7, arahy.Tifrunner.gnm2.J5K5, whole genome shotgun sequence, the genomic window taaattttttaaaattgactcaaatTATGAATTATACAATTTTTATCAAACATTAATAAtactttatctttttataatatatttatttttacaaaatatcagtaatattttatcttttataattaaagatatttttactaTAAAACATTAGTGATGTTTTGTACTTCTATTATAACAAATgaaatactaaaataattaaatattcttGTATTTCACATtacaataatttatatataaaaaaattaataaaaaattcaaaaacatatatatatattttaaaagagtGTTTACGACGTGCACGCACGCGCCTCGTTAGCAATAAAATTTAACCGAGGCGTTTCACAGACAAGAGGTTTGATTTCTGGAAGCAATCCGATTCCCATGGCCGAGGATCGGAAACCAGATGCACAGTTCTTCGAGCTTCTATCCAATCTTCTCCAAGAGGTTCCTCCTGCCATCTTCTAACTTTCATCAATTTTTAATTCGTCTGTTCTCATGCCGGGTTTGCTGTTTGTTTTTTTATAAGCTTGTCATAATTCTGAAGACTGTGCTAGGTTCTGATGTTTGTGTATTTTGAGTTGGTTTTCTGTTTGATTGATGGGGAACTAACTTTCAATTTTCCAATTATGTGAGATTTGATAATCTAGGTTATGTGATTTTTGGTCATTACTTGGGGAGGTTTTAGTATTTACACCATAATTTGTAAATTGTGATAATTGCGTTTGTTTTGCCAAGTATACTAGAGAGTAACTTTCATGCACTGTAAAATACATAAGAATTTTGCAATCATACACTGTTATGTAATAGAAAAAAATGTAATATgatattttcctttattttttaacTGCATATGTAGATACTTGAAAATTGTTCTCAATCTGGTTTAATGGCTAAATTTGGCTATTTTCACATGGGAATTTGAGTTAATGCGGGGGTTCGTGTTTagcactttattttatttcattttattttgataCAGAGGCATTCCCTGTTCTTGTTGTTTTGaatttaggttttaggttttagtTTTTGGTTATTGTCTTACGAGGTTTTTCCACACACTTTGTAGAGTTAGGCTGATCAGCGTCCCAGAGTGTTGATAACACCCTCTTTTACATTCATTTTCTTATTATCAATGTAAATTCATGGTACCTTTGTGTCTCCTGATAATTGTTTTGTACTCTTAATGGAGTATTCTGAAAATGCGGTTTGCTCGTCCACTTTATTGGTGGATTATGCAAGTCCTTGAAGACAGCGGATAAAGTGGTTCTAGAGGAAACTAATCATGAATTTGCATGCCACTTTGTACTTACCTTATTCTTGAAGATCATGAGTTTGGGTGAATAAAACAACTTATCTCTTTGTAATGTACACAGGCAGTACCTTGACAGGTTTTGATGTGTTTAAAGAGCTACCTAGCATGAAATCTCTTCATAGATTTTCATTGTGCACCATGAATTGTTTTTGGAAAATTGTTTCGGGCGGCATGCATTAACTGCTGGTCACATACCATTTTTATGGAGCTGTGCTCATCTGTAGTTATGTTTGCTGTTTTGACAAAAATAGGATGAAAGGAATACATGAAATATGCACATccattcatccaataatactGTAGCAGAGGATATAAAAGAATAGTAAAGCGTTATTTCTTTGAAACTATTTAGTGATAGATTTCTCCATTGTGGTCTGAATTGACTTTTTGGACTATAGTGAACCGTGTTTCCTGTGTTGTGGATCTAAGCTTAGATTTTTTGGAAGTATCAATGTTTTGCAATGAAGAAGACATGGTTAATTAAACTTGCTCGTATGCTGTTCTTGTAAAGTAGCAAATTATTTGGCTACTTGTTCACACTTGATGAGTATTGTTTAGCAGTATTCATCATCTGATTAGCTTTGGCCACTACTTTCAGAAATTGCAAAATGTTGAATCACTCAAATGTTACTGTATTAGACACACTAATTTTTCTTAAGCAATGAAGATGATTGCATATGGATGCCACTTTACTGTTCTacttccatagcattatcacttACTGATCATCACCCGTGTTGGATGTTAAACTGTGTAGGTGGAGACTCTGACAAACCAAGAAGAAGTTGAATTGCGCTCCAAGATTGAAGCCCTTGGATTAGAGGTTACAAAAGTTCCTTCAAATTCAACCAAGCAGCTTAATGAGGTAGTTTTCACGTTTCAGTTTTCAGTTTCACTTTGTAGTTTTGTTTTAACCTTACTCAATGCACAGTGCTCAGTTTTTCTGTTAGGTTTAAAACCATGTTTTGATCCCTATATGCACCCGTCATTTTTGTTCAGGTTCTTATATTAAAACTTTTTTGGTTTAGGTCTCTGTAGTTATTAACAAAATGCTGAAAATAAAAATGGGAATGGAAATCCCCTTCCTTGTTTTGAAACCTTTACAAACGGCTTTAGGATACTCGTTAACTAAagccctttttttttcaaatatgacGATCTTAATTTATTTATACAACAATAAAGCTTCATCTCACTAGATAAGATTGACTACATAGATCAAACAATGTCATGTGTCTTGTGACTCTTGTCCATAAATAACGTATCAACTTAATCCATTTATGCTTAAATCTCTTATCTTGATTTATTCATATGTTTAGTTTAAATCCAATGAATCATAAATTAGAAACTTAGGGCTTGTTTTGATGGGTTTTTAAACGATTTTTTTAAGTGatgttttcttttaaaaaaatctttggaaaaagtaaaaataattcgaTATTTGGATATCTCATTAAAAGTTTATTCTATCAATAATTTTTGGGTACAACATATAGGATCATCCTTAAACAATAAACATTCCTTATTAAGTAAAGAATATTGAACTCGATTTTAACTAgagaactttttaattttatattgttaTGTTTTTTATGAATGTTTGTGATTGAAAAGGGTAACTTACTATCAAGTTAACCATTTTTTCTTGGGCTGCATATATTGTTTTTTAtagaaaggaaaacaaaaaaaattaaagccaTAACTTCTTGTTTTATTTATTACCAATTTTACCTCTAATAGGCAATAGCAGGTCACCTTTTAAGAAGCACTATACTTCTTATTTTACTTAAGAGTGTATTAGCAAATACTTTTCCaaagtaaaaagtaaattataacttctaaaaaatttacttttttatatttttattttcctaatatttttacttttatttaaaaagatttgtcaaaatcatactaaaagataaaacatctttttcttttaatagaaGATCTTTTTTCTTACATGCACCCAAACACACACTTAATGCTCATTTTAATCTTCCTTAACTATTACAGAGACCTCAACTTCTTTTAACTTCTAACCATCTTCTTGTGTACATAGTTGGAAATAGCTAGGGAGTTGGATAAATTATCAGCAAAATTGGATGATGTTGATGAGATGATATCATCAACCATGGCTGAAGATCCACAAGTGAGGTCTCTCTTGAGTGATACAGCTGATTTGTGGATGCCAGTTATCACTGCCAGTTCCGAGGAAAGGCGTAATTTTGCAGCTTCATCTGGAGAAGATAACAAAGACCAAAAGCAAGTGGAAAACTCTAAATAGATTCTTATTTCTTGTATTCCAATATTGATGagcttgtattattattattattattattattattattattattattatagagagAATTAAAGATAATTATAAAGAATAGTAGAGGAATTCCTAGAATTAGGGCTAAAGAGAGAAAGTAGAGTTTTTAATTACGGttcatttttttagatattgGAAAAGATTTGGTGTAATGCTTTAATATTGGAAGTGAGGGTGTTTTGCAAAATTCTGGCGGTAGAATTGGCAGAGAGCGAATTGTCAGAGGTTGGATTCTGGGTGGCAGCAGGCTTTGCTAGCTGTTAATTCTTTGGTTGCAAATGGCGGCATTAATATTGCTGAAGGGTTAAGAAAAGGTGTTAAGATAGTGGAAGACCGAAAAGAGAAGAATCCAGTTGCcagtattatactattatctgaTGGACAAGATAATTACACCGTCAATGGCTCTGGAACTAACCAACCTGAACCAAATTACCAGTTGCTTTTGCCTACTTCTCTCAGCGGTCGTGATACTTTGGGATTTCAGAATGCTTTTGGATTTGGCACAGACCATGATGCTTTATCAATGCACTCAATTTCGGAGATGCCTGGTGGTACATTTTCTTTCATCGAGACTGAAGCTGTGTGGACGCCTTTGCCCAATGCATTGGAGGACTTTTGAGTGTTGTTGTTCAGGAGCTGCAGGTGGAAATTGAGTGTATACATCCAAATCTTAGTCTTTCTTCCCTTAAGGCAGGGAGCTACCCAAGCTGTGTCGGATTATTGATGTTGGAGACCTATATGCTGATGAAGAGAGGGACTTTCTAGTATCGGTTGATGTCCCAGCTACATCCAGCAATGAAGCATCATTGCTTAAGGTCAAATGTGTTTACTCAGGAAACAATGACACTGGAAAGCGAAGAAGTTAAAATCAGAAGGCCTGAGCAAGCCGGGCAGGTTGTAATGTCACTTGAGGTAGATAGACAGCGAAACAGGCTCCAAGCAGCTGAGGCAATGGCCCAGGCACGGCTTGCAGCCGAACAGGGAGACCTTTCCAGTGTGGGGTGTCGAAAGATGCTTGCGGAGACCATTGGATTGGATGCTGAACTCAAGGAAATGCAAGAGAGGATTGCGAGTAGGCATCTGGGAGAGCGTACATCCTTTCCGGATTGAGTTCACACTCATGGCAGCGAGCAACAGCACGAGATGATTCTACTGATAGTTCAAGTCTTGTTCGGGCATACCAGACCCCATCAATGACCCAGATGCTTACTCGATCTCAGGCCATGTTGCTAGGTAGTCCATCAGGCCAGAGGCTTCTTCAGCCTCTGCTGTCGTTCCGATCACAACCAAGCCCAAGGTAAATAAAATCCAacagggaatttgtgaaaatcatATTGAACATCAGCCTTGCCAATGattttcccttcttttttttttttgcttataaAAGATCTGGGGAGGGTGGTAAACAGGAGAAACGGAAGAATTTCTTTGAGCTGTGATTTTGCTGTTTAATATAATGTATAAATGAATAAAAGATGAGGAAAGGATTAAGGGTGGAGGGGTTTACAATTTTACATTCAATGGAGAAAAGGGGAGTAGATAGCAATTTACTACATTATGTTTCTTCTATTTTGGGGGGTTTAAGGTTTTACTTTCCTCTGATTATGTGGTTTTGGTGTACATAGAGAAGAATGGTTTTTTAATTGTGCAAATGTGCAAATGGTTGGGGATCTCATCAGTAtaatataatatgttttcaattctttatattttcatttgattCCACCCCTTGGCAACACAAATGGTTGAGTATTAATAACCTTATCTAATTCTTATGAGCACTGATGATTCCCAAAATTCAAAAGTACTCACCTTTAATCAAATGTATCTGTGTATTGTGGTACCTTTTTTTCTCTTGTAAAGGTAGTAAACCTTTTTTTGTAAGGGAAGTTTCACCTAAAAATCTAAAATGTGGTTTCTTATTTATTTGGGCTTAAATTCACACGCCTAAATGCCTAATGCGCAAGTATATGAATTACAGCATCATTTTTTTGAAACAACAATATGTTGCTGATATGTATCATTGGATGaaaaaaagtagagaaaaagAACTATAATATACAAGAAAACTATTAGAGTAATGATCAAATTCAAATACACAACTCATTATAATAGTAACACAGTTACACACACTCATGAAAAGAGAAGTGGAGTAGGTCGCTGTCCAATTTGGTGTAAATAATCCTTTGGACCGAGTCACATGTGAGAGTGACAAGTCAGAGACGAACGAGTTGCTTGTGAGTACTCAATACCCAGTAGTGTGGTCCATTCAATCCCATGCTTGGTCATTTGTGGGATATTGTTCATCTGTTGCATGGTGAAGGAAAAAGgattattacttctttatttaCTGTCTGTGGTATTTAATGATGGACCCATAAagcattaaattataaatataccaAAAAGGTTGAACCAAAGTTGAAGTTATGACTGCAAAAATGGAATGGCCTAATAAGCATTATAGTTACTGCGTCCAATGCGCATAAATTTTCTTATTGACCGACCAAAATATGAAAAGACATCCACTCTTATTAAAGTAGAATCTAACATAGTAACACACACTTAGAGCAACTCTAAGGCTTGAGTGCTAATACCGTTTTTTCTGACAGAGAGTTTCCAACCGTTGAAGGAAAGTAAAGAACGGTTCTCACGCAATTTTCAAGAGAAGTGAGTCTCTCTAAATAGAAACTTgggataaccaataataacttatCCAATGgaagttattatttaaataaataattatataaaattttaattaattatattaaataattatattaaataattaaattataattaatttattaataattataataattaattatatttttatttaattaataatttatattaattatttaaataataattaattaaatttatttacattaaaaaataaatttaatttttacaccttACAAAATAATTGTTGGTTgggttgattattttttatttttaaaatttaaaatgtaaccACATTAAAATTAGTCGTTGCAAAACTAGTCGTTGGGAGTATGATAATATCGAAAATGGCTTATTACAACTTCAGCTGGGAGAAGaagattttgcaccataccatcaatttctccaaGAAGATTTTGTACCATACTATCAATTTCTcaatttcacaatgcttgtcatcaactatagagtttaattatgtttttctttgcattaacTAATTTTACAAATGAGGATAatctcgaattatatattgtgtattattgttatatgtgaatttatttaatattaatatcttttaatagtgaattatttttaaatttataaatttaaataatattattgaaaaatattaattacattaattttaaatattttaattaattaattaagtaaaatcACAACAggaactaaagttagttccttctaATGGAAAAAATAGAGATACTTTGAGTTTCTATTTACTATTTATGACGCAAAAACTAATGTGGAGTTAatttttatgacaggtggactATAAATAAGAACTGAATGAATTCCTTCCTGGAGATGGTCTTAGGATGTGCTTCAAATTCTTAACTTAAAAATCCCATTAAGAAAAGAGACTCGTACAATTAATCTCAACTTCATCTTCCATAGTCAAAACACAATAAGCGGCAATAACAGCTTCCCTACTTGTATGTAAGAACCGACTCTTTGACCCCATAAAATTGGTTCTATGCTTGATACAAGAGAAGTTTCGAAGTTGTTTAAAGTTCACAGCTATCATCTAATCTCACTTGCCCTCATTCGGTTTAGGAATTTTCTTGTACTCGTAATCGTCAATGTTCACCTTTTGTTGCAAGGCCTACacaacaaaacaaataaaagtgAATCTTTGATAGTCATTATTACCCGAAATTAATAATGAAgataacaacaacaaagccttatcccactaagtAGAGTCGGCTATATAGATCAAACAATATCATGTCTTTACCCtgaaatttctaatggaagggAAGAAAATTTCTTAGGCCCCGCAACTAGATTGTCTCTCAAAGCACTATATTCAATAGTCAAAAT contains:
- the LOC112703007 gene encoding uncharacterized protein, with the protein product MAEDRKPDAQFFELLSNLLQEVETLTNQEEVELRSKIEALGLEVTKVPSNSTKQLNELEIARELDKLSAKLDDVDEMISSTMAEDPQVRSLLSDTADLWMPVITASSEERRNFAASSGEDNKDQKQVENSK